In the Streptomyces sp. f51 genome, one interval contains:
- a CDS encoding ABC transporter permease gives MFDYLRLEVRRTLRDTGFVIGGVAMPVMMYLLFTNLGGGDDGAWRTASMVGMAAYGAVGSALNTGGGVAEDKVTGWLRQLRVTPMTSRQVVLGRALTGSVTVLPAIVAVLAAGGLVNGVRLDAWQWAATALLLWLGSVPFTLLGLGNGYRMTAQTTGVVNMVCNLGLAVVGGLWFPLALFPGWLRSVSAYTPTNRFAQLGVSVTEGRAPGVTAMAVLAAWLLLFGSYAVISYRRSARTV, from the coding sequence ATGTTCGACTATCTGCGGCTCGAAGTGCGCCGGACGCTGCGCGACACCGGCTTCGTGATCGGCGGCGTCGCGATGCCGGTGATGATGTATCTGCTGTTCACCAACCTCGGCGGCGGCGACGACGGGGCGTGGAGGACCGCCTCGATGGTCGGCATGGCCGCGTACGGGGCGGTCGGCTCGGCGCTGAACACCGGCGGCGGGGTCGCCGAGGACAAGGTGACCGGCTGGCTGCGGCAGCTCCGGGTGACCCCGATGACCTCGCGCCAGGTGGTGCTCGGGCGCGCTCTGACCGGCTCGGTGACCGTGCTGCCCGCCATCGTCGCGGTTCTGGCGGCCGGCGGTCTGGTCAACGGCGTACGGCTGGACGCCTGGCAGTGGGCCGCGACGGCCCTGCTGCTGTGGCTCGGTTCGGTCCCCTTCACCCTGCTGGGCCTCGGCAACGGCTACCGGATGACCGCGCAGACGACCGGTGTCGTGAACATGGTGTGCAATCTGGGGCTCGCGGTGGTCGGCGGGCTGTGGTTCCCGCTCGCCCTCTTCCCCGGCTGGCTGCGCTCGGTCTCCGCGTACACGCCCACGAACCGCTTCGCCCAGCTGGGCGTGTCGGTCACCGAGGGCCGGGCACCCGGCGTCACGGCGATGGCGGTCCTCGCCGCCTGGCTGCTGCTGTTCGGTTCGTACGCCGTGATCTCGTACCGTCGATCCGCACGCACTGTCTGA
- a CDS encoding sensor histidine kinase — protein sequence MPRMEGIRCQIRALRAERRRWKADMERFKAERRAARRSGAALPENPGPPPTGFALLPWLLLGMGAFSNLLQGTTPQPWVGGLGLLAFNSLYIYVTFRAFVKTTREARSTRVALVMMGVITCALALGYGGSWLYFFPLLGLATGAVVRGPWLGRIGLGLTALAAAVSAVRAGWDAVNVAYGTFLSTMVTAAILSLSEAVRELRAAREELARRAVEKERMRFSRDLHDLLGHTLSVIVVKSEAARRLAPRDLDAALVQVTDIESVGRQALTEIREAVTGYREGSLATELDGARSALSAARVEPVVRQSGPPLVPQTEALLGWVLREAVTNVVRHSDATRCEITVDGTVDLVRLTVSDNGTGASPAEPEPGVGGTGLKGLTERLATAGGSLRAGRTPRGGFEVRAELPVEAVDLTEASR from the coding sequence ATGCCCAGGATGGAAGGCATTCGCTGCCAGATCCGCGCGCTGCGGGCCGAACGGCGGCGCTGGAAGGCCGACATGGAGCGCTTCAAGGCCGAGCGGCGGGCCGCGCGCAGGAGCGGCGCGGCCCTGCCGGAGAACCCGGGGCCGCCGCCGACCGGTTTCGCGCTGCTGCCGTGGCTGCTGCTGGGGATGGGCGCCTTCTCCAATCTCCTCCAGGGCACGACCCCGCAGCCCTGGGTCGGCGGGCTGGGCCTGCTGGCCTTCAACTCCCTGTACATCTACGTGACGTTCCGGGCGTTCGTGAAGACGACGCGGGAGGCGCGCTCCACCCGCGTCGCGCTCGTGATGATGGGCGTGATCACCTGCGCGCTCGCCCTCGGGTACGGGGGAAGCTGGCTGTACTTCTTCCCGCTGCTCGGGCTGGCCACCGGGGCGGTGGTGCGCGGGCCCTGGCTCGGGAGGATCGGGCTCGGCCTGACGGCGCTCGCGGCGGCGGTCTCCGCCGTCCGGGCGGGCTGGGACGCGGTGAACGTCGCCTACGGCACCTTCCTGTCCACGATGGTCACGGCCGCGATCCTCTCCCTGTCCGAGGCGGTGCGCGAACTGCGGGCGGCGCGGGAGGAGTTGGCGCGCCGGGCGGTGGAGAAGGAGCGGATGCGCTTCTCCCGCGACCTGCACGACCTGCTCGGGCACACGCTCTCCGTCATCGTGGTGAAGTCGGAGGCGGCCCGCCGGCTGGCTCCCCGCGATCTGGACGCGGCCCTCGTGCAGGTCACGGACATCGAGTCGGTCGGCAGGCAGGCGCTGACGGAGATCCGCGAGGCGGTCACCGGCTATCGCGAGGGCAGTCTCGCCACGGAGCTGGACGGTGCCCGCTCGGCGCTGTCCGCGGCGCGGGTGGAGCCGGTCGTACGGCAGTCGGGGCCGCCCCTGGTCCCGCAGACGGAGGCCCTGCTGGGCTGGGTGCTGCGCGAGGCCGTCACCAACGTGGTGCGCCACAGCGACGCGACGCGCTGCGAGATCACCGTCGACGGCACCGTGGACCTCGTCCGGCTGACGGTCTCGGACAACGGCACCGGCGCCTCCCCCGCGGAGCCCGAGCCGGGTGTGGGCGGCACGGGCCTCAAGGGGCTCACCGAGCGCCTCGCGACGGCCGGCGGGTCCCTGCGGGCGGGCCGGACCCCGCGCGGCGGCTTCGAGGTGCGGGCCGAACTCCCGGTGGAGGCGGTGGACTTGACCGAGGCGTCGCGGTGA
- a CDS encoding TetR/AcrR family transcriptional regulator translates to MEANDTEGAATGTGRGEPGARPHTGRRRNEAARQAVLDAALRLLVESRGAPITVEAVARAAGVGKQTLYRWWPSKGAVLLDALTDRAGQDVPPPDTGSLREDLRTVVAATFDAAQRAPWGPALRTLVREAAADPHLAELLRAYTGTRRALLHDVLDRGRARGELPADRDLDLMVDQVYGLFWYRFLLGHAPLDAAAAERLTDALLGPGTP, encoded by the coding sequence ATGGAAGCGAACGACACCGAGGGAGCGGCCACCGGTACGGGGCGGGGGGAGCCCGGTGCACGGCCGCACACCGGCCGGCGACGGAACGAAGCCGCGCGGCAGGCCGTCCTCGACGCGGCGCTGCGGCTGCTCGTGGAGTCGCGGGGCGCCCCCATCACCGTGGAGGCCGTCGCGCGCGCGGCCGGCGTCGGCAAGCAGACCCTCTACCGCTGGTGGCCGTCCAAGGGAGCCGTCCTGCTGGACGCGCTCACCGACCGCGCCGGCCAGGACGTACCGCCGCCCGACACCGGATCGCTGCGCGAGGACCTGCGCACGGTGGTCGCCGCCACCTTCGACGCGGCCCAGCGCGCCCCCTGGGGCCCGGCCCTGCGCACCCTCGTCCGCGAGGCGGCGGCCGACCCCCACCTCGCCGAGCTGCTGCGCGCCTACACCGGCACCCGGCGCGCCCTGCTGCACGACGTCCTCGACCGCGGCCGCGCGCGCGGCGAACTCCCCGCCGACCGGGACCTCGACCTCATGGTCGACCAGGTCTACGGCCTGTTCTGGTACCGCTTCCTGCTCGGGCACGCCCCCCTCGACGCGGCCGCCGCGGAACGCCTCACCGACGCGCTGCTCGGACCCGGCACCCCCTGA
- a CDS encoding SDR family oxidoreductase has translation MSTTPSTTSTTRPESTPYGTTDTGPGADLPPGLPLAGQRVVVMGGSSGIGEAAAALFAADGAEVVVTGRDRKKLEAAAGRIGGKTSTYRLDGTDPAQIDAFFDRSGPLDHLVLSLSGAAGAGPFAELDLAELETGFAAKFWPYVRILRAALPHLRADGSVTLVTAASARAAFPGTAGLAAINGALEAMVPPLAVELAPLRINAVSPGVVDTPWWDAMPAARREALFQGIADSTPAGRVGHPGDIARALHLLATNGFMTGVVLDCTGGANLATGR, from the coding sequence ATGAGCACCACCCCGAGCACCACGAGCACCACACGACCTGAGAGCACCCCGTACGGCACCACCGACACCGGCCCCGGCGCCGACCTCCCGCCCGGCCTCCCCCTCGCCGGACAGCGTGTCGTCGTCATGGGCGGCAGCTCCGGCATCGGCGAGGCCGCGGCGGCCCTCTTCGCCGCGGACGGCGCCGAAGTGGTCGTCACCGGCCGCGACCGCAAGAAGCTGGAGGCCGCCGCCGGACGGATCGGCGGCAAGACGAGCACATACCGCCTCGACGGCACGGACCCGGCGCAGATCGACGCGTTCTTCGACCGGTCCGGCCCACTGGACCACCTGGTCCTGTCGCTCAGCGGGGCCGCGGGCGCCGGCCCCTTCGCCGAACTGGACCTCGCCGAACTGGAGACCGGGTTCGCCGCCAAGTTCTGGCCCTACGTGCGCATCCTGCGGGCCGCCCTGCCGCACCTGCGGGCGGACGGCTCCGTGACGCTGGTGACCGCCGCCTCGGCGCGCGCCGCGTTCCCCGGCACGGCCGGACTCGCCGCGATCAACGGCGCCCTGGAGGCGATGGTCCCGCCGCTCGCCGTCGAACTGGCGCCGCTGCGGATCAACGCGGTCTCCCCCGGGGTCGTCGACACGCCCTGGTGGGACGCCATGCCCGCCGCGCGGCGCGAGGCGCTGTTCCAGGGGATCGCCGACTCCACCCCGGCGGGCCGGGTCGGGCACCCCGGCGACATAGCCCGCGCCCTGCATCTGCTGGCCACCAACGGCTTCATGACCGGGGTCGTCCTCGACTGCACCGGCGGGGCCAACCTGGCCACCGGCCGCTGA